The DNA segment tctctctctctcactcatggCCTCTGTGCTCGTGCGCGTGTGAAGACAACACGGGCCACATCTGAACCCCATCGATCGATCATTGAATTCATTAATCATCGGTCCGGTGTATCGGATAGTAGGAATAAAAGTACAGTACTGTCACTAGAGCAAAGTGGTCTTTGGACAAGAATTACACATCGAGACAGTAAACGAAGGAGGGTGGTGGTGGCATCAGTGCTGGATCAACCGGCTTTGGCCTCCATCATCGTGTAGGGCTTCCAGAAGGGGAGTTTCCTGCTGAAGAACTTCCCCACCACCTTCTCCTCCAACAGCTGGATCGCCTCCCTCGACTTGATGCACCTGGGCGTCTTGTACTGGTTCACCGACGAGCCCAGCGACACGCAGTAGTCCATCAGCGCGTCGAAGGCGCCGCGGCGCACCACCCGGATCTCCAGCGGCCCGATGGACCGGTCCCTGCTCCTGCACCGCCGGTACACGGAGTCGAGACACGACTCGATGGTGGAGCAGCAGTCCTCCATCACGGCTGAGTCGACGTCGGAAGGATCGGAGCTGGCTTTGGTCTTCAGCTCCCAGAAGAGCACGTAGTGGCCGGGGATGGAGGAGGTGTCGGCGTAGCTGGTGTACTCGGTGAGGAGGCAGCCGAGTGGCTCCAGCAGGAGCTTGGCCTGCGTCACGGCTTTCAGCAGGTCCTCTTCGTTGGTCTTGTCGGTGTCGACGCTGAGGACGACGTTGCGGCGGTGGACGAAGCGGAACTGCGGTGCAGCATTGTGGAACCCCGTAACCTTGAGGATGTCGCCAACTCGGTACCTGTACAAGCCTATCACACACGGGCAAGTAGAAGTTGCTGAGGTCATATGTAAGCTGAACAATCCCTTCAAGTACTACTACTGCCGCTACTACTACGACTacgactactactactactgttaACTTCTCCTGATGGGTGTCCATCTCAGATCGACCACAAGAGGGAGGAAAGGACTGGATGCACAGTGACCTCCCAAGTTCAGATGTACTGCGACATGGAGTCAGGCACATGGGATGAAGTTTGAGTCAGATATTGAATGCCTCATCCATCCGTTCCATGTCCATGAAGCGGACTAAGTCTCCCCGAAAAGTTCACGACAAAGCCACTGGTGCATTTGGGGATTCATCCAGATGATGCAGTCAGTGGCACAGTTGTCTTCTACATGTGCATGCTTATTTTATTTGTAGCTGTGTGAGGTCTCACTCGTCAGTGCATGTTATCGAGGACTGGCCCGATCCCTCCCTGCTTGAAGACCAGCAGTAGTACttggagacaaaaaaaaaagtcaacacAGCCTGATGGCAAAGACACTACACGGGTGAGCTGTTTGTTTACTCCCATTGCCTATGTTAATTTAGACATGCAAGATCTAATCACCATGATGTGTGtgaaaaagggggagaagaaaGGTATGGATGAGATGTGGCCAAAGCCAATGCTGTCTACGATTCGAAGAACGAGGAGGAGACCTCACCTGTGAATGTGGTGACGACGAGCTCGTAGTAGCGGCCGACCTCGACATCCACAAGATCCACCACCTTGATGAGATCGCCGGTGTAGTTGCACTCCACGCTGCCGGTCTCCCCCCCCTCGGTCTTGTCGGCTTCGATGAACTCGAAGTAGGCCATGTTGGGGAGGAGAGTGTAGGAGACGTCCGATGGCAGGTCCAGTGGGCGCAGATTGATGCCGAAGTAGCACTCCGAGGAGGCGTACATGGTGGAGACTAATGGCAGGCCGCCGCTGTAGAATTCCAGCAGCGGAATGTACTGTGCCATCGATCCGGTGACTATGACGTCGACGTACTTGGTTCTCGGCCATAGCCGCCTAACTATCGCCTCCCAGGGCTCCCTCCTGCACTCCCACTCGATCACGTCGGCCAATTCCGCGTTGGGCTCGCGGAGGATTCTGCCGACGGCGTCGCGGCAGCTTGCGTCGGTGATCCAGTCGCTGACGGTCCCGGTTCTGATGTTGGAGCAGAGCTCCGGCCAGTGGTCCTCGAGGAACTTGATCGCGCGGAGGAAGGCAGAGGCGAAGACGGCGCCTACTCGGAGAACCTCGTCGCGCTGGGCGAGGCCGCAGAGGAGCTGACAGAACATGCTCTGCTTGCTGTCGGGGCAGAGAATGGCCTCGTCCGGGCTGGTGTAGACATTGAACCTGTTAAAGGGCCTGCTCCGGAAGTGGCGGCTCTTGTAGTAGCTGGTGAGCACGGGCCTGGCGGTGAGGCCGGCCGGCGTGCTGATCTCCGGCTTGATGAACAGGAGGTACATGCCCTTCCCTTGGTCCAGCCCGTCGACGTACCTGAGCGAGTTCAGAAAGGTTGCGGCAGGCGTGAGCTCGAGGATGCTTAATGACTGACTCCACTGTTACATTAGCCCAAACAAGGGAAGAAGAAGCTCACTGATTCATCACAGGGATGAGGAGATTGTAGAGGAAGGTCTTCCTATCCAGTTCTTCGTCCGTGGAAGGCATCATCTTGGGCTGCCCGCCAGAAGTCCCAGAGCTTGTCACAGAAGAACATCACATTGGTATCGCAGTCAATCAACAGCGAGGTTGGTCATGGAGACGGAGTTACGATGGCGACGAGAGTTACTCACCTGGTGAGCAGCTCCGAGATGGGCTGGGCGGAGATGATCTGAGACGGCTCCCCATTGGCAAGACGGTCGATGTAAGGCTTGACCTGATCGTACTCCACCACCGGCACCTTCTTCTTGAAGAGATCACGGCCCTTGTGGCCACGGAGGAAACCATGTAGGTACTCCGTCCCCTCGTTCCTCGTCAAGATCTCATTCAGAACCTGCTGCTGGACCTGACGGGCATTGGCGGTGAGGTCCTCGATGAGTCGCGTGCTGCCCTCGAGGTCGTTGGGATCGCAGCTGGGCATCACCATCGATCCGGCCGTGGAGGAGAAGCAGGCGGTTCTACGCGAGACGAGGGGCACAACACCAAGGAGGAGGAGCTATTCTCATCGGCTGGCCATGGCGCCGAATGCAGCTGAGGAGGTCTCGGATCATATATAAAGCAGCAgctgcgtctctctctctctctctctctctctctctccctccctcccttgcgGAATTGGGTTTCTGCTTCTTGGTAGCTTCTGAAAGAGAGGGTCAGGGGATGGCAATAAAGAAGTGATATGTGGGTTGGAATTTTGGGAAGTGGTGCATTTGGAACAGATTTATTGGAAAGAGCATTATATGTAgggggaagaagaggttgtgaatGTCCTACACATGTGCTCATGTCTGGTACCCTGCGATTAGATGCAGCTATTATGGGTCAAACCTCATTGGGGTTGTGTGACATTGCCACACAACAGCCTAAGGGACGAAAACATTTTCTCACCTGTGGCCACAACAGTACAAGAGTGATCTGAGCTGAGCTGCCTTTCCATTCGCCCACCTCCATGACCTCACTGagcttgcttcttcttggcttgaaaCAAGTACCGGATGAAGTCGAACAGGCTGTCTGCAGCTATTATGATGGCTGGGCTTGGAAGCTTATTAAAATGAGGAATGTACTAAGGATCATATGGGAATTGGGTGGTTCAAACATGCACTTCCCACTCCCAACTTGTTACTGTTTTACCATATATCTTAAACAAACATCTCTGTGTAAGTCAGAATCATTCGGATAGCATCCATCATCATTTGACTTGCTAAACTGAGATTTGCAGGTACAGGATAATACATCCAAACAGATGTTGCTTAGCTTAATTAGGATCGCAAGTCAAAGGATCACTTCTACCGGTCTCTATCAACAACATGACAGTAGAATGTAGAGCCAAATCTCAGGTTAAGGAATAATTTACACTCGGTGGAGCTGGAATCATGTCAAATTAGCTTTTGCTTTCACTGACTGACATGACGACAAGTCATGGGTGGGATATTCTCAGACAATTATGTGGATTAAGATCATTTGGATCAGTGTTTCGGCAAAGCAGCTGCATCATCATGATTGAAATGAGAGTCATTCAGGGTTTTTGAGGAACACGGtgagcatgtgtgtgtgtgtgtgtcatctTAGGGCAGCAAGTCTCAATGGCCATggtgagaggaggaggaggaggagactgaCAACGCGGTAGGTCTAAGCTAAGCCCACTAGCGGTTAAAGAAAAGGGAGAGGGGGGTCAGAGGAGTAAAGAAAGGAGAATGGAACCCAAATGGTTTGGGTTTGGTTTGTGATGAATCAACAAAACCGGGATCTGCTGGATTTCTTGCACCAAGTTTGGGTCATATAAAAATGTGGGGGTCCTTGTCTTTTAGGGGGACAGAGTATCCTTGAAAAGGGCAGGAGAAGAGCAGGAAAACAAGGGAGAGAGTCGCACCCCAATGCCAACCCCAAAGGAAGCTGCCAAGACCCCACCTCCCCATGCTTATCCATGGATTTAAGAAAGCTCTTAGATTTCAACCGCATGTGCTCCTCCTCCCCAGTACCCACCCACTGGTGCCAAATGTGTGCGAGCGCTGACATGACAGAATACCTTCACGAGGTTCTCGGAACTATCTACCAGAATCTTTACTTTGCTACCTAAGTACTCGGCTAACCGTTCCTCAGTTCCTTCGTACGAGAAGTGCCTGCACGGATCGGCAATGGGTGGTTAGCCGAGTACTTAAACCTGTAGCAGAGTAAAGATGCTGGTAGATAGTTACGAGAACCTCGTGAAGGTGGAATTGATGAACTGGTGGATGGTTGGACCACAGCGGTAATCAATAGGCAATGATGAAGAAGAACCGGTGACATTTTGTCCCCGAGGACCACGAGGCATCTGGGAGATCAAATCAACACCGGCGGTGCCTCCTTAAGGGGTGCATCGCCAACAGTCTTCTTAATTAGCTTcacggtgatgatgatgatgatgatgtaataATCTATCTCCAGGGCCAGCAGTCTCTTTAGTAGCTCCATTAGCAGACGTCGAGGCCTCCAGTCTTTCTTCTCCAACAACACAACACTTGCACCGGCTGCTTCGACGAAGAGATCGATTGGCCCTCAACGTTGCACGCCTGCATCACATGCATTCGAGGAGCGTCGTCGAGGTCACCAGATCCAAGAAGCCAGTGGTCCTTCGGGAGCTAAAGAAAACATCAACTTGTGGTGCTGATCACAGTGCATGGGAGGGGGAGGGGAGACATGCCCACATGAACGAGGGGGTGGTGGGCAACTGAATCTTGTGCTTGGAAGAGTGAGAGGGTATCCAAACGCTTCTGCCCTAGCAAAAGGATCACATGGTGCAATTGATAAAAAGTAGTTTGCAGCTATAATCCAAATCTTCCTCCAAGGAGGAGCACATGAGCAGAAGAGGGCTTACGTGCAGCTGGATCTTCAGGACACGCACATGGCGCCTGCACCATCTCAAACCCATCCATCATCAGCAGGCAAAGCAGCAGTTCTGCTCCCTGTAGCCGACCCATCACTGCTTCTCCATGTTAAATGTCTCTTTGTTGTGATGAGATATAGACGATGACTTTAGAGTGCTGGAAGTTGGATTCCATGAAATATACATAGTATGATCAGCTCTGAGTTCTTGTGCAGCTCCTGTTAGTAGTTTATTCTGCACTTGTGTGTCCAAAGTTAGTAGGACCTCGTCCTCATCAAATTGGAATAGCAGAGCTGCTTACCGGATTAAAGAGGTCTCAGAGTAGTTATCAAACCTGAGGAAAAGAGATCAGATTGTGAAGTGGAAGAAGAATTGAGGAAGCGAAGCAGCTGAGAGAAAGCATCCACCAGAACAGAGTTTAATGCTAGCTAATTGAATTGAAGAAGCAATTAAGAGTTGTATAGTGTTTAACTATCATCAGAATCAATTAAGTGGGCATGTGCAACATTACTGGACGTCTGTAGGACACATGACCGTAGTCCTTTTCCCAATCATCCCTACCTCGTtaatccaatccaatccaatccaatccaaaCCCTACCCTACCCTACCCGACCCTTTGTCCTTTTCATGGAAACTAAATCACCATTGTAAGGTCAGGCATTTTACTTTTTTAAGTAAAATGCCTTGTACAAGAACTCATACAAACAGATCGTCTCGCTTATAGAGGAAGATAACAGATGGGTCATAAATTTGGTACCTGGTTCTCACATCCAGTTCCACAGAGTGTACCCAATTCCCATTGAGATTTCCTGTTGGTTTACGGCTGTAACCAGTCAAACAGAAAATAAATTAGAAGCTCATCGGTGTGCTGTAATTTTGCAGATAATTCTAATGGAAATTAGAAGCCAACTTTCAGTACCTTTTCCCACCAGAGATCACAATCCAAGCATGGTTTCTGCAAATGCATATTTTGGCTGACAATCGTTAACTGCTTCATTCTCACTTCAGATAAGATAAATACTATATAAAACAACACTTCACACTGCATACATGAAGCGAAGAATGATACTTTAACGTTCCTGACATCAGTTAAAGAAAAGCTTGGTTCAAGTCATTAATGGAGAATAGTAGTGTCATCCAAAGTAACTACAACAGACGGCAACCAAATGGGGGTTCTCATCTTCCAATGTTCCATCATATCAGGTTGACTGAGAGCATCCTCAAACTGTATCATCCTGTGTCAATCTAAAAGACACAAACAAATCTATCAGAAACCAAGGCCGAGCGGCAGATTTTGACATGATCTTACCTTATTCCGGCAGCCCAGTAGCCTGAACATGACAACAATCTCATTGTAGGAAACAATGGTTGACTGCTTAAAAAGCATTGCTAAATATGACAACTTTGTAAAATCTCACATTTGATCCAACAACTCTCTTTGCAGAAGAGAGTTATGTATTACTCACGGAAAAGAGTACAAGTAACACCCAAAAAATTGGAGTTTAACACAAGACTAATCTCCAATAGCCATGAATCTTGCTAATGGAAGTGGAGCCTGGTAAAGTTTGCAGAGACAACATATTTAGTAGCCTTGTTGCCCTTTCTAAAAACATATCTGACAGTGACAACAACAAAGCTCTTAAACAGAAAGAAATTATTTCTAGTTACATTGAAACTTGGACTAGGGGCTTGTATTTCCTGttcaaaatatcaaccaaaatTTGAGAAGGGTCCTTCCTGATGCACTGTTTTCAGGCTTTCTGAAATCGCAGCAGACTCACAGTAATGGGGACTTTTACTCACCATATACCTACATCCGAAAAATTGCAATTACCATCCTCATTACTGATTGTGAACAAGCAATGTAGGAATGTACCACTGAACAGCACAAGAATCTATTATTGAACGAGCAGAGCAAGTGGCTCTAGTTACCAAAAGACCATGTTGCTATCACCACAGACTCTGTCAACTTGCTACTGTCCTAAACCAAAACACAGTTGTCTTCTACATCAGTCGTGTGACAACATTTTAGTGAATCAAATTAAACTCTTGCATTGTCACAATCAGAACTCTAGGATAAGAAACTGACATGAAGAGGCttagaaaggaagaaaaatgcagAACCATATACATATGCTATTTTTAGGTTCTTCTCAGTATAACCCTAATACTCCAGGAACCAGTGAAGACAAAtacaaaaatccaaaaaacacaAAGTTATCCAGTATAACATGAACTAAACTCTTGAAAAGGTAATTATCATTAAAAGAATCAGATGGGCTTGGAGTAAACAGCTACCCAGTACAATACTTCAGCCAATTTCAACAGGTAGGGCCTGGGTTCATAGATGAGAAACAAAGTATTCTGAATGCAAAACAATGCAAGGAAGTTTTACCAGCTTAGCTATTCAtacatttaaattaaaaattcaacAGGTTAAATCACCAGACGTGCTTTAGGAACTGATGGAAGTGGGTAGAAAGTGATCGGGAGAACCATGATGTCAGCATAGATTTCTAGATGGACCAATCAAATAGGACATCTTGCAGGAAACACCATAAAAGAAACAAAACCGAAAAAAGAAGACTCAGTGATCATAAAGCAGtacgaaaaagaaaagagagaagaaaagcaACAAGAATAAATTCATAAATAACTTCCTTTGGCAAAAGTATAAAGTTGCAAATGAGAGAACCTTATGTAATGAGGCTAGTGATGTAATGCAGAGTAAATGAGGTTGGGCTATACAGAACATTCAGCTGCAGATTTAGAGTTTTCCTTCTAAAACCGTGTCACAGATTCTCAGCGTCTCACGGATTGTTTTCTCCTTCCCCTTAATAAATCCATCATTCTGAACTTGTGTCCTTGgttaaataaataacaaatttcTCATGAAGGAAGTGACAAATGACTTGTGATGTTGATCCAGCCTCCTAACCCAGTCATCAACCTAGCTAGAGCGTATCACCTCAATCATGGCTTTCACACATCCGTATCAGCGCCTCTACTTTTACTTTCCCTATAACCCACAAAGGGGTTTTGTGGTTGTCATCGTCACTACCTTGGGATGATTGCATAAATCCTATACGACCCTTGCATTTTCTAATCATTTCTCCTTTCTCTCCCTTGGGCTTACGTAATTAAGCTCAAACGGGCCATAAAGTTTTGGCCTGCCATCTCCGTTAACAGGGATTGATTGAGACCTTTGATGATTGACAATACAACCAATCAATTTCAGGTATCGACAGGCTTTAACCAGCGACGAAATGACCTGAATAATAAGCAAATAAGTGCTTGTTTAGGGACTTTACCGAGAAGTCTCAGTATAGGTGAGGTTGATGCCCCGAGAATCACTCTTGGATCGACGACGAGATGTAGCCGAATTCGAGGGCGAGGCCGCGGACGCGGAGGCAAAAGAACTCGTACGGCAGCCGCGGAGCCGCAAGGCCGACGAGCAATCGGAAACCCTAAATCGGGTTGCATAGCAGACCCTCAAATATGACATCAAAATGAagcgcatatatatgtatatatatatatatatatgtatatatatatgtatgtatatatatacatatatatatatgtatatatatacatacatatatatatatatatacatatatatatatgtatatatatacatatacatatatatatatgtatatatatatatacatatatatatatatagatatatatagagGTATTTTAAATGAATCGATTCAATTCGATGAACTGATTCAATTTGATTGAATCAAATCAGAATTTTGacattcttaaaaaaattatatcacaaCTAAACattctaaatatatattttttattttttacaaaaaaaataccACGTGCAATCATATTACGCGATTGGCTGGATGTGGTCGTCCAACTTAGTGACGCACGTGATCCGCCGATGTCGTGATATGGACCCGATAGCTTTTTGATTCGTGCAGGGAGTCGGATGCGGCAAAGTTGTGCCTATCTTTTATCGTTTGGCATTTGTGCGAAGAACTCCATAAAAATTATCTAattatgtatttttcatccacatctaaaaattatcatttggtatgatttaatataaaaaaagttttttatttatcaaagtaaattatttaatttttttgataaagtATAAATGGTGAAAGTTTGATTTGAGCTTACTAGATAAACTAGCTAGCACCTTCAATATTGGATATTTATttagcgatatatatatatatatatatatatatatatatatatatatatatattcatgaaatattaatGGTTTAGAATCTCTTGTGATGCTTGATTGGTAAAGAGTTTGCTACATCATAAGGTCTTGAAATCAAAATTATGTTTTGATTATTTAtccttgaaagaaaaaaatatttaaaaatatttaaaagaaaaaattttgaatttttatttttattaatataaatttttttatttattctcattaaatgctttttattttctaaaaaaattaccCAAACCTTTGTCTCAACAATCATCACCTTTCATCCATCGTAATCATCTCCTCTTATCGTCATCTAGCCTCTCATTTCCACTTTCTCTCCCTTGTTACTATCGTCATCGACGATTGAAATTATCTATCACCTTTAcctctcctctctttcttttcATACTTCAAACATTGCACCTCCATGTTCCACTGTAGTCACTCAAGAATACCATACATTGTATCATCAACGAGCTTCTTATTATCATCGTCATCTATCATAGGATGCAAGATAACTCAGGCACGCTTTATAAGTAGCAAGACATGTCGACGATGATGTACCCTATTATAACATCTtaaataaaaagtataaattaaaaaatataaataaaaataaataaatatatcttttatgagaaaatttgtccctttattttttttactagcatataaataaaaaaaaggaataaaaaaagataaatatatattttgacCCTTTAAAAAAAGGTAATATCTTTCGCTAGAACAATAAtcgaaaaagaagggaaaaaagtaAAAGGAAGACATTCGCTTTCTCCATGTGTGGCTTTCGATGTCAGCTACCACTTGTTTCCATTGCCACTTcaaaaggggaggaagaagagatgcGCGTGTTATGTGATGCATTATTTGTTTTAGGCAAGAGGGAATCGAGGAAGAGATGGCGTCGGAGAGCGTGGGATCCGCCTGTGGTCGGATTCAGGAACCGAGGAAGCGGCTGTTCCCCGAAgaggcaggaggaggaggaggagaggaagtgaCGTCCGGGAATACCCCCGTCAAAGAACGCCCCAGGAGCTACAAATGCTTCGCTTGCAATCAAGACGGTCACTTCGCTCGGGACTGCCCCAGTAAGAGGGGGAGCCCCGCTGCCCTCGGCGAGGCCGAGCGTCGGGTGTACCCCGAGCGGCAGTGCCCTTGTGGGAGGGGGCCGTGCGTCGTGCTCATGTCCAGGACCGCCAAGAACCCCGGGAGGCATTTCTACAGCTGCCCCTCTATGGTGTGGTCGATTGTTGCTTCCTTCcttctctttcattttctttctctttttagaGGGAATGAATGATTGTAAGTGGGAGGTTTTTTTTATCTTGTTTGCTTTTTCCCACTATGTCAGTGCAATTATCGTGTTCGAAATGGGTGTTTCGGTTTGATTTTGGAACCTCTGCATCACATACTTCTTTTGCTGGAAGCGAGTTCTCTTGTTTTTATTGGACGCTGTTCACTAAAAAAAGGGGTCTTTTTCTTTCACTTGTATTTTGAGGTATACTCGAAGATGTGTTTCGGACCAGCTTTTTGTCTTTGTTCTTCAACCTCACTTGCCTGAGTTTGGTTCgaatcctttgcttgctgaactgCATATGGTTTGCTTTCTTTAAGTTTGCATTGGATGTTAAAATTAGTTCCTTTTTACTGCACCTTCCGAGTGTTTTGTTAAACAAGATATGCCTTTTTTTATAGAACTGATTTCTTGAAATTTGCATCAAAATTCGCTGCAAAAAAATGTCAATTTTCACTTTTACCAAAATATAACTTTTCCTCGTTGAGCTATGGCTTTTAGTGGATTTTAAAATGCCGAGGTTTTGCATTAACTGAGAAGAAATATTCCACCTCGTTGACA comes from the Musa acuminata AAA Group cultivar baxijiao chromosome BXJ1-10, Cavendish_Baxijiao_AAA, whole genome shotgun sequence genome and includes:
- the LOC103968598 gene encoding indole-3-acetic acid-amido synthetase GH3.17: MVMPSCDPNDLEGSTRLIEDLTANARQVQQQVLNEILTRNEGTEYLHGFLRGHKGRDLFKKKVPVVEYDQVKPYIDRLANGEPSQIISAQPISELLTSSGTSGGQPKMMPSTDEELDRKTFLYNLLIPVMNQYVDGLDQGKGMYLLFIKPEISTPAGLTARPVLTSYYKSRHFRSRPFNRFNVYTSPDEAILCPDSKQSMFCQLLCGLAQRDEVLRVGAVFASAFLRAIKFLEDHWPELCSNIRTGTVSDWITDASCRDAVGRILREPNAELADVIEWECRREPWEAIVRRLWPRTKYVDVIVTGSMAQYIPLLEFYSGGLPLVSTMYASSECYFGINLRPLDLPSDVSYTLLPNMAYFEFIEADKTEGGETGSVECNYTGDLIKVVDLVDVEVGRYYELVVTTFTGLYRYRVGDILKVTGFHNAAPQFRFVHRRNVVLSVDTDKTNEEDLLKAVTQAKLLLEPLGCLLTEYTSYADTSSIPGHYVLFWELKTKASSDPSDVDSAVMEDCCSTIESCLDSVYRRCRSRDRSIGPLEIRVVRRGAFDALMDYCVSLGSSVNQYKTPRCIKSREAIQLLEEKVVGKFFSRKLPFWKPYTMMEAKAG